Proteins encoded together in one Camelina sativa cultivar DH55 chromosome 9, Cs, whole genome shotgun sequence window:
- the LOC104715140 gene encoding uncharacterized protein LOC104715140: MAYMKLGLKTTQRTSRKRCTRCRLLGHNWATCHGPIPELCMHTRSNKKSDLRILGNKELAQFERENRRARTQANPMADGGDTGANPPNPQLGIVQQQQRQNKPEQAPPAPTRQDYEIKHSLINLVQNRVFHGLPLESPLDHIEAFERLTSTMRSNGVPYDYLMLTLFQFSLADKAIRWLNLLDAGSLTTWAQCRAAFLNHFYTKSRSAKLQSKITTFSQGGMESFCEAWERFKEYLRDCPHHGYTQENMTNIFYGGIEQKYQMALNTASKGDFSSNTANEANALIKNLGASNSNHDTDYDRTVRVNSVETDAIKDLRARVNLLLKRDNQSVNLCEEQAGGYADLGAETYQEGTEEVNNMGGQGNFQNRGFYENFRNHLICPIGATMSRTPRIRSIHRDLSRATLHRASRTRKKNTTEVNVKIDSMYSELNGRIKSLNSHIRVLENQVAQSAARVKAPPGTLAGKNKANPKEYVNVITLRSGKNPDEVLNNTSDDVVIPGTTIPEGEKPSGSQKPYAPRLPFPTRRKTKIQDREYEKLKSVVGELQVRLPFIEAVKMVPSLKKYMKEILTDKLSLEKEVMYLTQECSSMLQN, encoded by the exons gtgtatgcatacaaggagcaacaagaaatCTGACTTGCGTATACTAGGAAACAAGGAGCTAGCACAATTTGAACGAGAAAACCGGAGAGCAAGAACCCAGGCTAACCCTATGGCTGACGGAGGAGATACAGGGGCTAATCCGCCCAACCCTCAGCTGGGTATCGTCCAACAACAGCAGAGGCAGAACAAGCCAGAGCAAGCT CCTCCCGCTCCTACAAGGCAAGACTATGAGATTAAGCATAGTCTAATCAATCTGGTTCAGAACCGCGTGTTCCACGGGCTACCATTGGAGAGTCCTCTAGATCACATTGAGGCTTTTGAGAGGCTGACCAGTACGATGAGGTCCAATGGTGTACCCTATGACTATCTAATGCTGACTCTGTTCCAATTCTCTTTAGCGGATAAGGCAATTAGATGGCTAAACCTGTTGGATGCTGGATCACTCACCACTTGGGCACAATGTAGAGCAGCTTTCCTGAATCACTTCTACACCAAGTCACGCTCAGCCAAACTGCAAAGCAAAATTACTACATTCTCACAAGGAGGCATGGAGTcattttgtgaagcatgggaaaggTTCAAGGAGTATCTTCGAGACTGTCCTCACCATGGttacacacaagaaaatatGACGAACATCTTCTATGGGGGCATCGAACAGAAGTACCAGATGGCTTTAAACACGGCCAGCAAAGGAGATTTCTCCAGCAACACCGCAAACGAAGCGAATGCACTGATAAAGAACCTTGGAGCCAGCAACAGCAATCACGACACAGACTATGACCGTACGGTTAGGGTAAATTCTGTTGAGACTGATGCTATTAAGGATCTCAGAGCCAGGGTAAATCTCCTACTGAAAAGGGATAACCAAAGTGTCAACTTGTGCGAGGAACAAGCTGGGGGATATGCAGACTTAGGAGCTGAGACATACCAAGAGGGTACGGAGGAAGTGAACAATATGGGAGGACAAGGGAACTTTCAAAATCGAGGTTTTTACGAGAATTTTAGGAATCATCTAATCTGTCCTATAGGAGCAACAATGTCGAGAACCCCCAGGATCAGGTCTATCCACCGCGACCTCAGCAGAGCAACTTTGCATAGGGCTTCCAGAACAAGG AAGAAAAACACCACTGAGGTGAATGTCAAGATCGACAGCATGTATTCTGAGCTGAATGGGAGAATCAAATCATTAAATTCTCACATAAGAGTGCTGGAAAACCAGGTGGCACAATCAGCAGCTAGAGTCAAAGCACCTCCAGGGACACTTGCAGGGAAGAACAAGGCTAATCCAAAGGAATATGTGAATGTCATCACCCTTCGAAGCG GAAAAAACCCCGATGAAGTTCTTAACAACACTTCTGATGACGTTGTTATACCTGGTACAACAATTCCTGAAGGAGAGAAACCCAGCGGATCCCAAAAACCCTATGCACCCAGACTGCCTTTCCCTACTCGCCGCAAGACCAAGATTCAGGACCGAGAATATGAGAAGCTGAAATCAGTGGTAGGAGAGCTTCAGGTTAGACTCCCTTTCATCGAAGCAGTAAAGATGGTTCCATCTCTCAAGAAGTATATGAAAGAGATCCTCACTGACAAGCTCAGTCTGGAGAAGGAAGTGATGTACCTCACACAAGAGTGCAGTTCTATGCTCCAAAATTGA
- the LOC104715141 gene encoding uncharacterized protein LOC104715141 has translation MWATKLLNLDIKTAQEKRVMDLHELDEIRLEAYDNSRIYKERTKAFHDKKIRHKDMKAGDKVLLFNSKLRLFPGKLKSRWSGPFEIKEVLPYGAVTVLGKDGTEFTVNGQQVKKYIANESTEVGSSLRLVDPVPV, from the coding sequence ATGTGGGCGACCAAGCTGCTGAATTTGGACATAAAGACTGCTCAAGAAAAGAGAGTAATGGATCTCCACGAACTCGATGAGATACGGCTGGAGGCTTATGATAATTCGAGgatctacaaggaaagaaccaaagcttttcatgacaagaagatcCGACACAAGGATATGAAAGCTGGAGACAAAGTCCTTTTGTTCAACTCAAAGCTTCGACTATTCCCTGGGAAGCTCAAGTCAAGATGGTCAGGACCCTTCGAAATTAAAGAGGTTCTGCCCTATGGAGCGGTGACTGTGCTAGGGAAGGATGGGACTGAGTTTACTGTGAATGGGCAGCAAGTGAAGAAATACATTGCAAATGAGAGCACCGAGGTGGGATCATCTCTGCGTCTCGTCGATCCCGTGCCAGTCTGA